CGGTCACGTCCGTCGTGCGGAAGTAGAACTGGGGGCGGTAGCCGTTGAAGAAAGGCGTATGACGGCCGCCCTCGTCCTTCGACAGGACGTAGATCTCGGCCTTGAACTTCTTATGGGGCGTAATCGTGCCCGGCTTGCACAAAACCTGGCCGCGCTCGATGTCCTGCTTTTCCGCGCCGCGAAGCAAGAGACCCACGTTGTCGCCCGCTTGGGCTTCGTCCAAGAGCTTGCGGAACATTTCTACGCCGGTGACGATGAACTTCTTGCTGTCGCCCAGGCCGACGCGCTCGACTTCTTCCTGCACCTTGATGCGGCCGGCTTCCACGCGACCGGTGGCGACGGTGCCGCGGCCGGTGATGGAGAAGACGTCTTCGACGGACATCAGGAACGGCTTGTCGACCAAGCGGACCGGGGTCGGGATGTAGGTGTCGACCGCTTCCATCAGCTTCAGGATGGCGGGTTCGCCCAAGGGACCCATGTCGCCGGCGAGGGCCTTGACGGCGCTGCCCTGGATGATGGGGATATCATCGCCGGGGAACTCGTACTTCTTGAGAAGATCGCGGATTTCCATTTCGACGAGCTCCAAGAGCTCTGCGTCTTCGACCATGTCCACCTTGTTCATGAACACGACGATATAGGGCACGCCTACCTGACGGGCGAGCAGGATGTGCTCGCGGGTCTGGGGCATGGGCCCGTCGGCGGCGGAGACCACCAGGATGGCGCCATCCATTTGAGCGGCGCCGGTGACCATGTTCTTGACGTAGTCAGCGTGCCCGGGGCAGTCGACGTGGGCGTAATGGCGGTTCTTGGTCTCGTACTCGACGTGCGAGGTATTGATGGTGATGCCGCGTTCGCGCTCTTCGGGGGCGTTGTCGATTTCGCCATAGCTCTTGGCGACGGCGCCGCCGGACTTGGCCAAAACGGTGGTGATGGCGGCGGTCAGGGATGTCTTGCCATGGTCCACGTGGCCGATGGTGCCGACGTTCACGTGGGGCTTATTCCTATTGAATTTCTCCTTGGCCATTTCCCTATAACCTCCTGTTTGACATCCTTATCGAGATTTCAGCGATTCCGTACACATGCCGGGCAAAAAAGTCCGGGTAAAATTTTGGAGCAGAGATAAATAGCAAAATTTCCGGGAAATTTCACCTTCTGCCCTGAGCTAATTCAGGCCGGTCCATTCACTTATGGGACCGACCGCCGAACGAACCGCCCCCTTGATGGAGCCCAAATCGGGAATTGAACCCGAGACCTCTTCCTTACCAAGGAAGTGCTCTACCCCTGAGCTATTTGGGCCTCACCAAGGAGGAAGTGGAGCGGGCTAACGGACTCGAACCGTCAACAGCCACCTTGGAAGGGTGGTACTCTACCAATTGAGTTAAGCCCGCTTTTGCTTGGCTGAGAAGCCGAAATCAGAGGCCGCTGGCTTCATTGCCCTCGTCGCCGTGCACCTGCACGGCTCCTCGGGCGGCTTCGCCATCGACCTCCGCTTTCGACTTCTCAGGCCAAGCCTTCCTGCTATTCCTTAGTCGCCTTTCCGTTGCGATAAGACCCTATGGTAGGGGTCTTGTCGTTTGCCCGCGTTTGCGCTTCGCGCTGGCGGGCCCGTGTCTATTGCTCCGCGTGCGCGCTTTGCACTTACGGGGCTGTGTCTATTGGCACGCGTGCGCGCTTTGCGCTGGCGGGCCTTTGTCTGTTGCCCGCGGGCGCGCTTCGCGCTGGCGGGCTTGTTCCCTATGCTTCCGCGGCGCTCGTTGCGCTAGCGGGGCTGTGCTCGTGCGGGCGGCTGGCCGCGGGCGCGCGAGATTGGGGCCTCCTGAATGGGTGGGGGCGGTTTCGAACCGCCGTAGGCATAGCCAGTGGATTTACAGTCCACCCCCATTAACCACTCGGGCACCCACCCTTTCAAGAGGTCCCGTTTTTCCCTTTTCGAGGATCCTTCGGGACTTTAGGAAAGCCAACGATAGGATTTGAACCCACGACCGCCTGATTACAAATCAGGTGCTCTACCAGCTGAGCTACGTTGGCCCGAAGTGCCTTTCCTATCCTTGGCCGCGCTGGCTATTGGCCAAATCGCATCCAAAAGTGCCGTTCCTCAAAAGGGAGGGAGAAATTTAGCAAAAAGTCGGCCGGAACAGCAAGCGATGTGAGGAAAAATGGGACGATAGGAACCGACGGGCGGAATTCCCTGAAAAAAGGGGTCTA
The genomic region above belongs to Fibrobacterota bacterium and contains:
- the tuf gene encoding elongation factor Tu, which gives rise to MAKEKFNRNKPHVNVGTIGHVDHGKTSLTAAITTVLAKSGGAVAKSYGEIDNAPEERERGITINTSHVEYETKNRHYAHVDCPGHADYVKNMVTGAAQMDGAILVVSAADGPMPQTREHILLARQVGVPYIVVFMNKVDMVEDAELLELVEMEIRDLLKKYEFPGDDIPIIQGSAVKALAGDMGPLGEPAILKLMEAVDTYIPTPVRLVDKPFLMSVEDVFSITGRGTVATGRVEAGRIKVQEEVERVGLGDSKKFIVTGVEMFRKLLDEAQAGDNVGLLLRGAEKQDIERGQVLCKPGTITPHKKFKAEIYVLSKDEGGRHTPFFNGYRPQFYFRTTDVT